One Fuerstiella marisgermanici DNA window includes the following coding sequences:
- a CDS encoding caspase family protein, with translation MKSFVARNRIVALFMVLTANSPMIESVADENARGAGITAQEADEDIRTRWAFLIGINNYATMPKLDYCAQDMEGLRQALVEHGGYTANCVRILTDGEKQSMPLTSGIIRVHLRNLLAQVQHNDSVLFAFAGHGEVDGADRAWLMPFDGIPGSDDDLALTAIPVSEIYNQIQQCPAKQKLIILDACHSGATRSNEAATRFSPENLPNGTGIIELLSCRAAELSYESPELRHGVFSHFLATGIAGDADVQGDQDGVVTVAELYQYSHEHTKKYVGERFRQSQTPKQRGDVTGQIPIAVRTTTTPMMSVDDIIARLRSQEKQNRLPKGFMSDAEEWLSIDPEFQPAADIRILLTLLGKSLINVTQFHQLSKNSLEKLRLHIKSRKIANRRQLHAVIIAIDDYEPLRHRLRGSVRSGTMVRDVLKASATSGDSITMLTNTEATKANVTKAIRKVTSESKPGDIVVLYFSGHGDGQTYLKHDGSVFTGGELESRKSQNVWVLYDEGYLLSTLEKSADRLLSVTELEAMFDGMEGDLIVLSDSAGMHFPWSPLFDEESQTSELLRRQLDVERTFVFVGPAVAYTTPRHKHSSSFCVLVARGLAGAADTDVARIAPRIFPLMNDMERGALASRTIPKSEPSAWLEVQNTAPDGFVSVAEFVEFFRLYERRSKEFFESDLRVSGHVRRSPAILSQVAGAAP, from the coding sequence ATGAAATCATTTGTAGCAAGAAACCGAATCGTAGCACTCTTCATGGTGTTGACTGCGAACTCGCCAATGATCGAGAGCGTCGCAGATGAAAACGCTCGGGGTGCTGGGATCACTGCTCAGGAAGCAGACGAAGACATCCGGACGCGCTGGGCGTTTCTGATTGGTATCAATAATTATGCGACCATGCCGAAGCTGGATTACTGCGCACAGGATATGGAGGGGCTGAGACAAGCCCTTGTCGAACACGGGGGCTACACGGCGAACTGCGTGCGAATTCTTACGGATGGTGAAAAACAGAGCATGCCGCTGACCAGCGGTATCATTCGAGTTCACTTACGCAATTTGCTGGCACAAGTTCAACACAATGATTCCGTACTGTTTGCATTTGCCGGACACGGTGAAGTCGACGGTGCTGACCGTGCCTGGTTGATGCCGTTTGATGGCATTCCCGGTTCAGACGACGACCTCGCCTTGACTGCCATTCCAGTCTCTGAAATCTACAATCAGATTCAGCAATGCCCCGCAAAGCAGAAGCTGATTATTCTCGATGCCTGCCACAGCGGAGCAACGAGAAGTAATGAAGCGGCGACGCGGTTCTCGCCGGAAAATCTGCCGAATGGAACGGGCATTATCGAGTTACTTTCCTGTCGGGCGGCTGAATTAAGCTACGAAAGCCCTGAACTACGTCACGGAGTGTTCAGCCACTTTCTTGCGACAGGGATCGCCGGAGACGCCGACGTACAGGGGGATCAGGACGGCGTTGTTACAGTGGCGGAGCTGTATCAATACTCACACGAACACACAAAGAAATATGTCGGCGAACGTTTTCGTCAGTCGCAGACTCCGAAGCAACGAGGTGACGTCACTGGTCAGATTCCGATCGCAGTGCGAACAACGACAACACCAATGATGTCCGTCGATGACATAATTGCTCGACTTCGTTCCCAGGAGAAACAAAATCGCCTGCCGAAAGGGTTCATGAGCGACGCGGAAGAATGGTTAAGCATCGATCCTGAATTTCAGCCGGCAGCGGATATTCGGATTTTGTTGACACTCCTTGGAAAGTCACTGATCAATGTCACGCAGTTTCATCAATTGTCGAAGAACTCCTTGGAAAAACTCCGTCTACACATCAAGTCCAGGAAGATCGCCAACCGTCGACAGCTACATGCCGTTATTATCGCCATTGACGACTACGAGCCGCTCCGGCACAGACTCCGAGGTAGCGTGCGGAGTGGTACGATGGTGCGTGACGTCTTAAAAGCGAGTGCGACGTCCGGGGACTCTATCACAATGTTGACGAATACTGAGGCCACCAAAGCGAATGTCACGAAGGCGATTCGCAAGGTGACCTCCGAAAGCAAACCGGGAGACATCGTTGTGCTCTATTTTTCCGGACACGGTGACGGGCAGACATATCTAAAACACGACGGAAGTGTCTTCACCGGTGGTGAACTCGAAAGTCGTAAGAGCCAAAACGTATGGGTTCTTTATGATGAGGGCTACCTTCTTTCGACGCTTGAGAAGTCGGCTGATCGACTCTTGAGTGTCACAGAGTTGGAAGCGATGTTCGACGGCATGGAAGGCGATTTGATCGTTCTGAGTGACAGCGCAGGCATGCATTTCCCGTGGTCGCCACTGTTCGACGAAGAGTCGCAGACTAGTGAACTGCTTCGCAGGCAGCTTGACGTAGAGAGGACATTCGTCTTCGTGGGCCCCGCCGTGGCTTACACCACGCCCAGACACAAGCACTCAAGCTCCTTCTGTGTCCTTGTCGCCCGTGGTCTCGCGGGGGCAGCGGACACCGACGTTGCTCGAATCGCTCCACGGATTTTTCCGTTGATGAACGACATGGAAAGGGGCGCCTTGGCATCTCGAACGATTCCAAAGTCTGAGCCGTCGGCATGGTTGGAAGTGCAGAACACGGCCCCAGATGGTTTCGTATCAGTGGCGGAATTTGTTGAGTTCTTTCGACTCTACGAAAGGCGTTCGAAAGAGTTTTTCGAGAGCGACCTAAGGGTCAGTGGACACGTGCGACGTTCTCCAGCGATCTTGTCGCAGGTAGCGGGTGCGGCACCTTGA
- a CDS encoding RiPP maturation radical SAM C-methyltransferase, with protein MKVILIHMPFGPIRWPSIGLSLLSAAATQLSIECEIRYFALDYAAKVGVARYQQLAENAPDSSLLLGEWVFSSSLYGFDEERMSKFLEHVKQVEQTRGLQVDDWDDDLIGTAIKLHKESDQFVESCFQSIAWQDYDLIGFSSTFQQNVASLALAKKIKSAHSSATIAFGGSNWEGIMGHELLRTHDYVDWAISGEGDLAFPIAIQRMKEGESLNGIAGLYFRSNGQVEPDFQSSWAAPVRDLNQVPAPHFDDYFRQVEASNFTNEELNPVLIFETSRGCWWGQKHHCTFCGLNKDSMFYRRKSPEVAVNQIRELVERHGVRKIQMVDDIIDMSYFKTFLPMLIDEDLGLEIFYETKANLTRDQMSVLRDSGVTFFQPGIESLSSSTLKQMDKGVSALQNLRLLKWSRELGLRPIWNILWGFPDEDKTHYSLLPDLIPLLAHLPPPEGAAPISIHRFSPLYESAPEKYLPVESYAHIYRDCGERGVNVSRAAYLFCNDKTSEIPEYDRERVVRSVRDWKTSYPVSDLLLIEREGRGTVIDTRPIARASRISLSSVEYAVLKKLETGETRERVAKGLDSACGPDSVAAAFDRLSSLALIIPIDGKWIALPTQGINIKPGAKQRYKDMTE; from the coding sequence ATGAAAGTCATTCTGATCCACATGCCTTTCGGGCCAATTCGCTGGCCTTCGATCGGCTTGAGCCTGTTGAGTGCAGCCGCGACACAATTGAGCATTGAATGCGAAATTCGTTACTTCGCTCTGGACTACGCCGCAAAGGTTGGTGTGGCTCGCTACCAGCAGCTTGCAGAGAACGCACCGGACAGCAGCCTGCTCTTAGGCGAGTGGGTCTTCTCGTCGTCCCTCTACGGATTCGATGAGGAGCGAATGTCGAAGTTTCTGGAGCATGTGAAGCAGGTAGAACAGACGCGTGGGCTGCAGGTCGATGACTGGGACGACGACTTGATAGGAACCGCTATCAAACTGCATAAAGAGTCTGACCAGTTTGTCGAATCCTGTTTCCAGAGCATTGCCTGGCAAGACTACGATCTGATTGGGTTCTCCAGCACGTTTCAGCAGAACGTGGCGTCACTCGCTCTCGCAAAGAAAATCAAGTCAGCTCACTCATCGGCCACCATTGCATTCGGAGGTAGCAACTGGGAAGGAATAATGGGACATGAGTTGTTGAGAACGCATGATTATGTTGACTGGGCGATTAGCGGTGAAGGTGATTTAGCGTTTCCAATAGCGATTCAGCGAATGAAGGAAGGCGAGTCACTGAATGGAATTGCCGGGCTCTACTTTCGCTCAAATGGTCAGGTGGAGCCTGATTTCCAGTCTAGTTGGGCTGCCCCGGTACGCGATTTAAACCAAGTTCCAGCTCCGCACTTTGACGACTACTTTAGGCAGGTGGAGGCGAGCAATTTTACGAACGAAGAACTTAATCCAGTTCTGATCTTCGAGACCTCTCGGGGGTGTTGGTGGGGGCAAAAACATCACTGCACATTTTGTGGACTGAACAAAGACTCTATGTTCTATCGCCGCAAGTCCCCCGAGGTTGCCGTCAATCAAATCCGTGAACTCGTCGAACGGCACGGTGTTCGCAAAATCCAAATGGTGGATGACATCATTGACATGTCTTACTTCAAGACATTCTTACCGATGCTGATCGACGAAGACCTGGGACTTGAGATTTTTTACGAAACGAAGGCCAATCTTACTCGTGACCAGATGTCGGTCCTTCGCGATTCAGGTGTCACATTCTTTCAACCTGGAATTGAAAGCCTGAGTAGCTCGACTCTCAAGCAGATGGACAAAGGCGTTTCCGCCCTGCAGAATCTGCGATTGCTGAAATGGTCACGTGAGTTGGGGTTGCGACCAATCTGGAACATTCTCTGGGGCTTTCCCGATGAAGACAAAACGCACTATTCGCTGCTTCCAGACCTAATCCCTTTGCTTGCCCATCTGCCGCCGCCGGAGGGCGCCGCGCCAATCAGCATTCATCGATTCAGCCCGCTGTACGAGTCCGCTCCAGAGAAATACCTCCCAGTGGAATCATACGCCCACATTTATCGCGACTGTGGTGAAAGAGGCGTAAACGTTAGTCGAGCTGCGTATTTGTTCTGCAATGATAAGACATCTGAAATACCCGAATACGACCGGGAACGTGTAGTCAGATCCGTTCGCGATTGGAAAACCAGTTACCCAGTTTCTGATCTACTCTTGATTGAGAGAGAGGGGAGAGGGACCGTCATCGACACACGCCCAATTGCTAGGGCGAGTCGCATTTCGCTGAGTTCAGTTGAGTACGCCGTTCTAAAAAAGCTAGAGACAGGTGAAACTCGCGAGCGAGTTGCGAAGGGACTTGACTCCGCCTGCGGGCCGGACTCAGTCGCAGCTGCATTTGATCGCCTCTCCTCGTTAGCGCTCATTATTCCGATCGACGGCAAATGGATCGCGTTGCCAACACAAGGAATCAATATCAAGCCAGGGGCAAAGCAACGTTACAAAGACATGACAGAGTAA
- a CDS encoding RNA polymerase sigma factor — MHEIEQQNVEESNFVQRNERLLGAEFLAMKANVNERLGIKVDSRQSKGAAVSDNAVGMTIGQSELHPHTYRIVDSGFRKYKPQTDIDAYAQTLSLADVKWAGSVRKDNVAAKALLNLIQNDVRAVTLKHSGQNRATDSVLDNLPSHVFAAGESGLPRIEEFRGRSCLRTWLCGIARNLAINETAKAANKINVSLNQGESGMLDPVAPEISAASIPPELSALATPLLNAVSDAVKELSPRQRIAFQLVYLVRKPQNEVARLLNCTAAAVSQNLGAARRTVAESTAQAIRKFSEHTNLKETTVQQFVLDFLMHFQLLDQPQTIENQATDPEILRDFVESFLRQYLEND, encoded by the coding sequence ATGCACGAAATCGAACAACAGAACGTTGAGGAGTCAAACTTCGTTCAGCGAAACGAAAGATTGCTGGGGGCAGAATTCCTGGCAATGAAGGCCAACGTGAATGAACGTCTCGGCATCAAAGTGGACTCGCGGCAGTCAAAGGGGGCAGCGGTTTCAGATAACGCCGTCGGAATGACTATCGGCCAAAGTGAACTGCACCCACACACCTACCGCATCGTCGATTCGGGATTTCGCAAGTACAAGCCACAGACTGACATCGATGCCTATGCTCAAACACTTTCTCTGGCAGACGTGAAATGGGCTGGCTCTGTCCGTAAAGATAACGTCGCCGCAAAGGCGTTGCTGAACTTGATCCAAAACGATGTTCGTGCAGTGACGCTGAAGCATTCTGGGCAGAACCGTGCAACCGACAGCGTACTCGACAATCTACCGTCGCACGTCTTTGCTGCCGGCGAAAGTGGCTTGCCGAGGATTGAAGAGTTCCGTGGACGATCTTGCCTTCGCACTTGGCTTTGTGGAATCGCGAGAAACCTCGCGATTAACGAAACAGCGAAAGCCGCCAACAAAATCAACGTTAGTCTGAATCAGGGCGAAAGTGGAATGCTCGATCCAGTGGCTCCGGAGATTTCAGCGGCGTCAATACCGCCTGAGCTATCCGCATTGGCGACGCCACTGCTAAACGCCGTTTCTGACGCCGTAAAGGAACTCTCTCCACGGCAAAGAATTGCGTTCCAGTTGGTGTACCTTGTTCGCAAGCCGCAGAACGAGGTAGCAAGACTACTCAACTGTACGGCAGCGGCGGTTAGTCAAAATCTCGGAGCCGCTCGCCGAACTGTCGCCGAAAGTACGGCTCAGGCGATCCGCAAATTTTCTGAGCATACGAACCTGAAAGAAACGACAGTCCAGCAATTTGTCTTGGATTTTCTGATGCACTTCCAGTTGCTGGATCAACCGCAGACGATTGAAAATCAGGCAACCGACCCCGAAATTCTTCGAGATTTCGTCGAGAGCTTTCTTCGACAATATCTTGAAAACGATTGA
- a CDS encoding tyrosine-type recombinase/integrase: MPSQGSGDSKGQLLSVPKRRHDSLVFCEVLANSGAAAAFAVDEFFHADIRNPHTRRAYRQAVGRFLSFVQSDVQTLAMITPAHVGRYFDQLDVSSTTKKLHLSALRHFFDRMVNRHVIVLNPALTVRGERTSSSEGKTIEIPPTEVRKLIKSIDVSHLVGLRDRLVIALLAFTAARVGAIVKLRIADLRIHATQPTLQLHEKRGKVRSIPIRYELVEFINAYLVRLSGTDPGHALLRTAIGKTKRLTTSAMTAADVRCMLKRRLADAELPNHYSPHSFRVYVATGVMWPSLVFLWRDSWFRAILRHISEPTMCREFRWR, from the coding sequence TTGCCGAGTCAAGGAAGTGGTGATTCGAAAGGGCAATTGCTGAGCGTGCCGAAGCGTCGGCATGATAGCTTGGTGTTTTGTGAAGTGTTGGCGAACTCAGGGGCCGCGGCGGCGTTTGCGGTTGACGAGTTCTTTCATGCGGATATTCGTAACCCCCATACGCGTCGGGCCTATCGACAGGCGGTGGGGCGGTTTCTGAGCTTTGTGCAATCAGATGTTCAGACTTTGGCGATGATCACGCCCGCTCACGTTGGGCGATATTTCGATCAGCTTGACGTATCGTCGACAACGAAGAAATTACACCTGTCGGCGCTGAGGCATTTCTTTGACCGTATGGTGAATCGCCACGTGATCGTGCTTAACCCGGCCTTAACCGTTCGCGGTGAACGGACGTCGTCGTCAGAAGGAAAGACGATAGAGATTCCGCCGACGGAAGTTCGGAAGTTAATCAAGTCGATTGACGTTTCGCATTTGGTTGGGCTTCGAGATCGGTTGGTGATCGCTTTACTGGCATTCACAGCGGCCCGCGTCGGGGCGATCGTAAAACTGCGTATCGCGGACTTGCGGATTCATGCAACCCAGCCAACGCTCCAGTTGCACGAAAAGAGGGGAAAGGTACGCAGCATTCCGATCCGCTATGAGCTGGTCGAGTTTATTAATGCCTACCTCGTTCGACTGAGCGGCACAGATCCGGGACATGCGTTGCTACGGACAGCCATCGGAAAAACGAAACGACTGACGACTTCCGCAATGACAGCGGCCGACGTCCGGTGCATGCTGAAAAGGCGATTGGCAGATGCTGAATTGCCGAATCACTATTCTCCGCATTCGTTCCGCGTTTATGTGGCCACCGGCGTTATGTGGCCTTCGTTGGTTTTTCTCTGGCGAGATTCGTGGTTTCGTGCCATTCTGCGCCACATAAGTGAACCAACGATGTGCCGAGAGTT
- a CDS encoding S1C family serine protease → MSGFYRFLVIGTLCLTVGIPCYSGDKSLKGISTPAPFTLRPSNVFLRIGGVAKTAVGEQPAATNVHPRGIGVDIYEAAAPAVVMVRNDSGSGTGFLISEDGWIVTNHHVVDGAVYDPKRKANTMNILRGKLDEEGWMDSPYDAGNAVVWAFDEKRDLALLKLEPKSPAEKFPYVRLSTTLPRPGEGCVAIGCPGIGRMWSVRSGDVTGAGREIARQVAMRVGRSDADRKLIEQQMLDSEAKMFQTNLDIHPGDSGGPLLNSDGEVIGVTVAYRDAGATSLSLHVHLEELKTFLDQKPKTAVMMAPSPLDTNGLSQYGQDENEDGVIDAVIGKAEDGPILSVAIRLNLAPKIEINKLGDDASEDGWIPHFSMYAIPTVTVAYDSDTNGTFDLILRDEDSDGVFDTKYTLVGTSWNVSPFQGQAISEKLFDLVAAEKDFAGWVEGLRQIKDAWIAD, encoded by the coding sequence ATGAGCGGCTTCTATCGTTTCCTGGTCATTGGCACACTTTGCCTCACCGTTGGCATCCCGTGCTATTCAGGTGATAAATCGCTGAAGGGTATTTCAACCCCAGCTCCGTTTACCTTGCGGCCTTCCAATGTGTTTCTCAGGATCGGTGGAGTTGCGAAGACAGCGGTTGGTGAGCAGCCTGCCGCCACCAATGTGCATCCACGCGGCATTGGTGTTGATATCTACGAAGCGGCTGCTCCGGCAGTTGTTATGGTCAGGAACGACTCAGGTTCGGGAACTGGTTTTTTGATCAGTGAGGACGGTTGGATTGTCACGAACCATCACGTGGTCGATGGAGCGGTTTACGATCCGAAGCGAAAAGCCAATACGATGAATATCCTGCGTGGAAAATTGGACGAAGAAGGTTGGATGGATTCTCCGTACGACGCCGGGAACGCCGTCGTCTGGGCATTCGACGAGAAGCGGGATCTGGCCTTGCTAAAGCTTGAGCCTAAGTCACCTGCTGAGAAATTTCCGTACGTGAGACTCTCCACAACTTTACCGCGCCCTGGCGAGGGCTGTGTCGCAATTGGCTGCCCAGGCATTGGACGAATGTGGTCTGTGCGGTCCGGAGATGTGACGGGTGCCGGCCGAGAGATCGCGCGGCAGGTGGCTATGAGGGTTGGGCGTTCCGACGCCGATCGAAAGCTCATCGAACAACAGATGCTCGATAGCGAAGCGAAGATGTTCCAGACGAATCTGGACATTCATCCCGGGGATTCGGGTGGCCCACTTCTGAATTCCGACGGTGAGGTAATTGGTGTGACGGTGGCTTATCGCGACGCTGGCGCAACGTCTCTTTCGCTTCACGTGCATCTCGAAGAATTAAAGACATTTCTCGACCAGAAGCCTAAAACCGCCGTCATGATGGCCCCTTCCCCTCTGGACACCAATGGATTGTCTCAATACGGGCAAGACGAAAATGAGGATGGAGTAATCGATGCCGTTATTGGCAAGGCTGAGGATGGACCAATTCTGTCTGTGGCGATCCGACTAAATCTCGCACCCAAGATTGAGATTAACAAGCTTGGCGATGATGCTAGTGAAGATGGGTGGATTCCGCATTTTTCGATGTACGCAATTCCCACAGTCACGGTTGCGTATGACTCGGATACGAATGGCACATTCGACCTTATTCTTCGTGACGAAGACAGCGATGGCGTATTCGATACGAAGTATACGCTGGTCGGCACTTCGTGGAATGTGAGCCCTTTCCAAGGCCAAGCCATTTCGGAAAAACTGTTTGATCTAGTAGCTGCAGAAAAGGATTTCGCAGGTTGGGTTGAAGGGCTTCGGCAAATTAAAGACGCATGGATTGCGGATTAA